One Oncorhynchus keta strain PuntledgeMale-10-30-2019 chromosome 22, Oket_V2, whole genome shotgun sequence DNA window includes the following coding sequences:
- the LOC118401483 gene encoding mediator of RNA polymerase II transcription subunit 16-like isoform X2 has protein sequence MMEVAYVCEWEKRPKSNHYPSIPLVCAWSCRNLVAFTTDLKNEEDEKVSHMVHIIDTEHPWDVYSINSGHGEVISCLEWDQSGSRLLSADGDGQIKCWAMADHLVNSWESSLGSAEDGDPIIALSWLHNGVKLALHVEMSGSTNFGEKFSRVKFSPSLTLFGGKPMEGWLAVTVSGLVTVSLLKPNGQLLTASESLCRLRGRVALADIAFTGGGNIVVAATDGSSSSPVQFYKVCVSVVNEKCRIDTELLPSLFMRCTTDPVRRDKYPAVTHLKFLTRENSEQVLLCASSQMGSIVECWSLRKEGLPVNNIFQHRSPVVGEKQPTILKWRILSATNDLDRVSAVALPKLPISISNTDLKVASDTKFCPGLGLALAFHDGSIQILHRLSLHTMGVFYGSSSGSSQRPGDEPTIKRQRPGGPTVHFKALQFSWTSLALAGVDNHGKLHMIRVSPSMGQMLDMNTLLRHLLFLLEYCMVTGYDWWDVLLHVQPGMVHNLVEKLHEEYMRQNQALQQVLSTRIVAVKASLCKLSSATAARACDFHAKLLLIAISSTLKSLLRPHVLNTPDKSPGDRLAEICSKNTDTDIDKVMINLKTEEFVLDGPPLQSLQQLIQWVGDFVLYLMANLPNQGSVVRPGFGFLRDGWSLGMLREMMVMIRIWGLLKPGCLPIYTATSDNQDSMSLLFRLLTKLWLCSRDEGHPQEPDEPLIDECCLLPSQLLVPSMDWLPVNDGIICKLQGKHPLRLQFGKPYSLPGLNSTPQVEVFSRSPGVQRMDHLRCLYMGVCPTEDSKACTRCGCVTMLRSPNKTNAMKQWEQRWIKNCLCGGLWRRIPSTLS, from the exons ATGATGGAGGTTGCCTATGTTTGTGAGTGGGAGAAGAGACCCAAGAGCAACCACTATCCTTCCATCCCACTGGTGTGTGCCTGGTCCTGCAGGAACCTCGTTGCCTTTACCACAGACCTAAAAAATGAGGAAGACGAGAAAG TCAGTCATATGGTCCACATCATTGACACAGAACACCCATGGGATGTGTACTCCATTAACTCTGGACATGGCGAGGTCATATCCTGTCTGGAGTGGGACCAATCAG GTTCCAGGTTGCTGTCTGCTGATGGAGATGGGCAGATCAAGTGCTGGGCGATGGCAGATCACCTGGTGAACAGCTGGGAGAGTTCACTAGGGAGTGCAGAGGACGGAGACCCCATCATAGCTCTGTCCTGGCTGCACAATGGAGTTAAGCTGGCTCTGCATGTGGAGATG TCGGGCTCCACCAATTTCGGTGAGAAATTTTCACGGGTCAAGTTCTCACCGTCACTCACGCTGTTTGGGGGAAAGCCCATGGAGGGCTGGCTGGCAGTGACAGTGAGCGGCCTGGTCACCGTGTCCCTGCTGAAGCCCAACGGTCAGCTGCTCACAGCCAGCGAGAGCCTGTGTCGCCTGAGGGGCCGTGTAGCCCTGGCCGACATCGCCTTCACCGGCGGGGGTAACATTGTGGTGGCGGCCACGGATGGCAGCAGCTCATCACCTGTGCAGTTCTACAAG GTGTGCGTGAGCGTGGTCAACGAGAAGTGTCGCATCGACACTGAGCTGCTGCCCTCGCTCTTCATGCGCTGCACCACGGACCCGGTCAGGAGAGACAAGTACCCGGCTGTCACACACCTCAAGTTCCTCACCAGGGAGAACTCGGAGCAG GTGCTGCTGTGTGCCTCCAGTCAGATGGGCAGCATCGTGGAGTGCTGGTCATTGCGGAAGGAAGGCCTCCCTGTCAATAACATATTCCAACATCGTTCACCAGTAG TGGGCGAGAAACAGCCGACGATCCTGAAATGGCGCATCCTCTCGGCCACCAATGATCTGGACCGCGTGTCGGCCGTGGCTCTGCCAAAGCTGCCAATCTCCATCTCCAACACTGACCTAAAGGTGGCGTCGGACACCAAGTTCTGCCCAGGCCTCG GCCTGGCTCTAGCCTTCCACGACGGCAGTATCCAGATCCTCCACCGGCTGTCCCTTCACACCATGGGCGTGTTCTATGGATCCTCCTCGGGCTCCTCCCAGCGGCCCGGTGATGAGCCGACCATAAAGCGACAGCGCCCCGGTGGCCCAACCGTCCACTTCAAGGCCCTGCAGTTCTCCTGGACCTCACTGGCCCTGGCCGGAGTGGACAATCACGGCAAG CTGCACATGATTCGCGTATCTCCATCCATGGGCCAGATGCTGGACATGAACACACTTCTGCGCCACCTGCTGTTCCTGCTGGAGTACTGCATGGTGACAGGCTACGACTGGTGGGACGTGCTGCTCCACGTGCAGCCTGGCATGGTCCATAACCTGGTGGAGAAGTTGCATGAGGAGTACATGAGACAGAACCAAGCCCTGCAGCAG GTGCTCTCGACACGTATCGTGGCGGTTAAGGCCTCCCTCTGTAAGCTGTCATCGGCCACAGCTGCGCGAGCCTGCGACTTCCACGCCAAGCTCCTCCTCATCGCCATTAGCTCCACCCTCAAGTCCTTGCTGAGACCCCACGTCCTCAACACTCCAGACAAGAGCCCCGGGGACAGGCTGGCAGAGATATGTTCCAAAAACACTGACACTG ATATCGATAAGGTGATGATCAACCTGAAGACGGAGGAATTTGTGCTGGACGGCCCCCCTCTCCAGTCTCTGCAGCAGCTCATCCAATGGGTGGGAGACTTTGTGCTGTACCTGATGGCCAACCTACCCAATCAG GGCTCCGTCGTGCGTCCTGGCTTTGGGTTTCTGCGCGACGGTTGGTCCCTGGGTATGCTGCGGGAGATGATGGTGATGATCCGCATCTGGGGCCTTCTGAAACCTGGCTGCTTGCCCATCTACACGGCCACCTCAGACAACCAGGACAGCATGTCGCTGCTCTTCCGTCTGCTCACCAAGCTCTGGCTCTGCT CTCGGGACGAGGGCCACCCCCAGGAGCCAGATGAGCCGCTGATAGACGAATGCTGCCTGCTGCCCAGCCAGCTGCTGGTGCCCAGCATGGACTGGCTGCCCGTCAACGACGGCATCATCTGCAAGCTGCAGGGCAAGCACCCGCTGCGGCTTCAGTTTGGCAAACCCTACAGCCTGCCAGGTCTCAACTCCACACCCCAGGTGGAGGTCTTCTCCAG GAGCCCGGGGGTCCAGAGGATGGATCATCTACGTTGTCTCTACATGGGAGTCTGCCCCACAGAGGACAGCAAAGCCTGTACCAG GTGTGGCTGTGTGACTATGCTCCGCTCGCCTAACAAGACCAACGCCATGAAGCAGTGGGAGCAGCGCTGGATCAAGAACTGCCTTTGTGGAGGCCTCTGGAGAAGGATCCCCTCCACACTGTCCTGA
- the LOC118401483 gene encoding mediator of RNA polymerase II transcription subunit 16-like isoform X1 — MMEVAYVCEWEKRPKSNHYPSIPLVCAWSCRNLVAFTTDLKNEEDEKEVSHMVHIIDTEHPWDVYSINSGHGEVISCLEWDQSGSRLLSADGDGQIKCWAMADHLVNSWESSLGSAEDGDPIIALSWLHNGVKLALHVEMSGSTNFGEKFSRVKFSPSLTLFGGKPMEGWLAVTVSGLVTVSLLKPNGQLLTASESLCRLRGRVALADIAFTGGGNIVVAATDGSSSSPVQFYKVCVSVVNEKCRIDTELLPSLFMRCTTDPVRRDKYPAVTHLKFLTRENSEQVLLCASSQMGSIVECWSLRKEGLPVNNIFQHRSPVVGEKQPTILKWRILSATNDLDRVSAVALPKLPISISNTDLKVASDTKFCPGLGLALAFHDGSIQILHRLSLHTMGVFYGSSSGSSQRPGDEPTIKRQRPGGPTVHFKALQFSWTSLALAGVDNHGKLHMIRVSPSMGQMLDMNTLLRHLLFLLEYCMVTGYDWWDVLLHVQPGMVHNLVEKLHEEYMRQNQALQQVLSTRIVAVKASLCKLSSATAARACDFHAKLLLIAISSTLKSLLRPHVLNTPDKSPGDRLAEICSKNTDTDIDKVMINLKTEEFVLDGPPLQSLQQLIQWVGDFVLYLMANLPNQGSVVRPGFGFLRDGWSLGMLREMMVMIRIWGLLKPGCLPIYTATSDNQDSMSLLFRLLTKLWLCSRDEGHPQEPDEPLIDECCLLPSQLLVPSMDWLPVNDGIICKLQGKHPLRLQFGKPYSLPGLNSTPQVEVFSRSPGVQRMDHLRCLYMGVCPTEDSKACTRCGCVTMLRSPNKTNAMKQWEQRWIKNCLCGGLWRRIPSTLS, encoded by the exons ATGATGGAGGTTGCCTATGTTTGTGAGTGGGAGAAGAGACCCAAGAGCAACCACTATCCTTCCATCCCACTGGTGTGTGCCTGGTCCTGCAGGAACCTCGTTGCCTTTACCACAGACCTAAAAAATGAGGAAGACGAGAAAG AAGTCAGTCATATGGTCCACATCATTGACACAGAACACCCATGGGATGTGTACTCCATTAACTCTGGACATGGCGAGGTCATATCCTGTCTGGAGTGGGACCAATCAG GTTCCAGGTTGCTGTCTGCTGATGGAGATGGGCAGATCAAGTGCTGGGCGATGGCAGATCACCTGGTGAACAGCTGGGAGAGTTCACTAGGGAGTGCAGAGGACGGAGACCCCATCATAGCTCTGTCCTGGCTGCACAATGGAGTTAAGCTGGCTCTGCATGTGGAGATG TCGGGCTCCACCAATTTCGGTGAGAAATTTTCACGGGTCAAGTTCTCACCGTCACTCACGCTGTTTGGGGGAAAGCCCATGGAGGGCTGGCTGGCAGTGACAGTGAGCGGCCTGGTCACCGTGTCCCTGCTGAAGCCCAACGGTCAGCTGCTCACAGCCAGCGAGAGCCTGTGTCGCCTGAGGGGCCGTGTAGCCCTGGCCGACATCGCCTTCACCGGCGGGGGTAACATTGTGGTGGCGGCCACGGATGGCAGCAGCTCATCACCTGTGCAGTTCTACAAG GTGTGCGTGAGCGTGGTCAACGAGAAGTGTCGCATCGACACTGAGCTGCTGCCCTCGCTCTTCATGCGCTGCACCACGGACCCGGTCAGGAGAGACAAGTACCCGGCTGTCACACACCTCAAGTTCCTCACCAGGGAGAACTCGGAGCAG GTGCTGCTGTGTGCCTCCAGTCAGATGGGCAGCATCGTGGAGTGCTGGTCATTGCGGAAGGAAGGCCTCCCTGTCAATAACATATTCCAACATCGTTCACCAGTAG TGGGCGAGAAACAGCCGACGATCCTGAAATGGCGCATCCTCTCGGCCACCAATGATCTGGACCGCGTGTCGGCCGTGGCTCTGCCAAAGCTGCCAATCTCCATCTCCAACACTGACCTAAAGGTGGCGTCGGACACCAAGTTCTGCCCAGGCCTCG GCCTGGCTCTAGCCTTCCACGACGGCAGTATCCAGATCCTCCACCGGCTGTCCCTTCACACCATGGGCGTGTTCTATGGATCCTCCTCGGGCTCCTCCCAGCGGCCCGGTGATGAGCCGACCATAAAGCGACAGCGCCCCGGTGGCCCAACCGTCCACTTCAAGGCCCTGCAGTTCTCCTGGACCTCACTGGCCCTGGCCGGAGTGGACAATCACGGCAAG CTGCACATGATTCGCGTATCTCCATCCATGGGCCAGATGCTGGACATGAACACACTTCTGCGCCACCTGCTGTTCCTGCTGGAGTACTGCATGGTGACAGGCTACGACTGGTGGGACGTGCTGCTCCACGTGCAGCCTGGCATGGTCCATAACCTGGTGGAGAAGTTGCATGAGGAGTACATGAGACAGAACCAAGCCCTGCAGCAG GTGCTCTCGACACGTATCGTGGCGGTTAAGGCCTCCCTCTGTAAGCTGTCATCGGCCACAGCTGCGCGAGCCTGCGACTTCCACGCCAAGCTCCTCCTCATCGCCATTAGCTCCACCCTCAAGTCCTTGCTGAGACCCCACGTCCTCAACACTCCAGACAAGAGCCCCGGGGACAGGCTGGCAGAGATATGTTCCAAAAACACTGACACTG ATATCGATAAGGTGATGATCAACCTGAAGACGGAGGAATTTGTGCTGGACGGCCCCCCTCTCCAGTCTCTGCAGCAGCTCATCCAATGGGTGGGAGACTTTGTGCTGTACCTGATGGCCAACCTACCCAATCAG GGCTCCGTCGTGCGTCCTGGCTTTGGGTTTCTGCGCGACGGTTGGTCCCTGGGTATGCTGCGGGAGATGATGGTGATGATCCGCATCTGGGGCCTTCTGAAACCTGGCTGCTTGCCCATCTACACGGCCACCTCAGACAACCAGGACAGCATGTCGCTGCTCTTCCGTCTGCTCACCAAGCTCTGGCTCTGCT CTCGGGACGAGGGCCACCCCCAGGAGCCAGATGAGCCGCTGATAGACGAATGCTGCCTGCTGCCCAGCCAGCTGCTGGTGCCCAGCATGGACTGGCTGCCCGTCAACGACGGCATCATCTGCAAGCTGCAGGGCAAGCACCCGCTGCGGCTTCAGTTTGGCAAACCCTACAGCCTGCCAGGTCTCAACTCCACACCCCAGGTGGAGGTCTTCTCCAG GAGCCCGGGGGTCCAGAGGATGGATCATCTACGTTGTCTCTACATGGGAGTCTGCCCCACAGAGGACAGCAAAGCCTGTACCAG GTGTGGCTGTGTGACTATGCTCCGCTCGCCTAACAAGACCAACGCCATGAAGCAGTGGGAGCAGCGCTGGATCAAGAACTGCCTTTGTGGAGGCCTCTGGAGAAGGATCCCCTCCACACTGTCCTGA